The window ATTTAATATATTCTGCTCAGAATTCTCTGCAAATACCCATCTCATGGGGAAATTACCATTCccaaaacagtttttatatctttaaaacCTTGTATACTGTGTCCCAGATGACATTCTATGCTCAACCATGTAGTGTAGTGTATAGATTTAAGAAGTGTAGTATCGACTCAGATGGAATACTAATCGGTTTTATACTAACCGGAAGTATATTGGTTTCCCAGACAAATGCGTGTGAACAGAAACCAACTGGTTCATAGTACATTTAATGCAGATTTCATATGGTTTGCCCCGTATTACTTTAGAAAAGATTGAAGCGATGTCAGTCTGAAGGAGAGATTTGCTCGAGTAGCATCTGATAGCCCCGCCTCCTTTCTGCTATTAAGCTAAACTGCGACCGTTGAGTGCGTGAAGTGTCCACAGTTCCACACtttatatttttggttgaaaagTGCATTATGAGGGTACTTAAAGTGCACTTATTTGTTTTTGATAATTTTGAATGTGAACGCACTACTCACACTCTTTACGCTACAAAATTGCATAGAAAAGTGCATATATGCGTATTTTAAGATGCACCGTTTTTCTGACTGTACCTTACTTAAACAGAGCTCTTGCTTGATGCTCGTGAAATACACTCTCGAAGCAACTCTGAATAATGAAGtccatgtgtttgtgttctcaTAGAGTGAGCCGTAGATGAATCCACGACTGTGACACGTGTATTATGCTAAACTGTGCAACTCAATCACTCACACAATCGAAGAACAACCAGATGACATTTAAATGGCAAGATTCCGCCTCAGTAATTGCGCTTTACGGAAGCTGCAGATATACTTTATGGACTCAATCAGCAGCCGAAAAACAAGTTTCAATcgcaaaatagactaaaactaagTAAAATAGTAGTGCGCCATTGATGAACTACAAAGCTAGGATAGTTAACCTACAGGATATCAaactaaaacacataaaatgtcaGGGCTGTACAGTGCAACAAAAAATCGGTCTCtgaaaagaatacattttccaGTATAGCACGCATGCAATACTCTTTTACAGGTGCAGTTGACAGAGCCGCTAATTTGTACGAAGTGTGTTTGTCATCGTGCTTTTTTGGTGTTAAGAGCTATGGGCGATTATTTTCACCTCCACGGGGCATGTCCTTAAACATCAGCCTGCCCCTTTAAAACGCTATTTTCAACAATAAACAAGCTAATTTTGCCAAGATATCTTCAGAGATGACAGTCAAGATGTTATAGAATAAAGATTTAATGAAATCTAATTATGACAAAAAAGCTGTCATTCAAACGGTTTTTGATGTTCTTGAAGACGTCCCAGCGCGACATTCCACAGATTTTCCCAGTTGCAtcatatgtatttttatgtttattgtcaTATTTAGTTTACAATTACTATGCCCCTCCAGATCTGACCAACCCAATTTAACAACATAAGCTGATCTCATTTTATCAGTTAGATTTGAGACTGTCAGTTTAAAGTTTTTTGGAAACCGGAATGAATTCAACAATGCAGCTGTAGCTATATTACTGACTACCCTTCACGATTTAATGTATACAAATTTTTATATGctagcacatttatttttcaaaaagaacTTCAACAACTACAAGAGAAAAATGTTGGTCAGTGAGTGAAGCTTACCGTATGCATTGGTGACATTAAAAGTTGTGTTTGCAGCTTTAACTGCTGATGCAACTGCAGTATCATTGGTCGGGCTACTGAACTGTACAACTATTTCTGCACCGATTGATCCACGACTACAAAAATGAGACAAATCCTGCCATTAGTAGTGTTTACAAATGGAAAAATCCATATATTTCAGAAGTGAAAATTTTCTTTgaagaaaaaagataaaaaattagACACTTACAAGAATCGAATCACTATCAGTTGACGGaaaaattttaatttatctttCAAGGGTGGCTCAAACtgaaaaaagcagaaaacatTTAGTTATCAATTGTTAATTTTACCATAGACACACGTTATATAGAACAAAACAGCACGGAATGAAAGAATTGAAAGTCATCTCTTGATAAAGAACATGATATAACACCAACTATCAGGAGCACATTtctgtgtatttacattttacatctaTGTATTTTATCCAAAAGGACTTACATTGGattatactatatatttgtAAGTGCGATCCCCGGGATCGATCCCttgccagaaaaaaacaatggaacCCACTTGTATGTTCTAGTTTACATTACTTTTTActgtatctttttttataataaattataacttTTCCTTAAAAAGTGATTGCAAACCAACATACctcttttttaattttctgtgcTCTATCTTTGAAGACAGCTGAAGATGAGTTTGAGAGTTCATCAACAAAAGTTTCAGGTGTAATCATTATAACACTGACGTTATATAATGTTGGTGGAACTGTTGTTTTAGCTGggcttgttgttgttgtaggtTGCATTTTTGAGAAAGTGGTAGTTGCTGTTGTGGATACAGTTGCTATTGATGATACAACTGTGGTAGTAGATTTTgatggagctgttgttgtgggatCAGATTTacttgttgtgggtgagcttgtggttgtagttggggctaaagttgttgttgtgggtgagcttgtggttgtagttggagctgaacttgttgttgtgggtgagcttgtagttgtagttggagctaaagttgttgttgtgggtgagcttgtggttgtagttggagctgaagttgttgttgtgggtgaccttgtggttgtagttggagctgaacttgttgttgtgggtgagcttgtggttgtagttggggctgaacttgttgttgtgggtgagcttgtggatgtagttggagctgaacttgttgttgtgggtgaccttgtggttgtagttggagctgaacttgttgttgtgggtgaccttgtggttgtagttggagctgaacttgttgttgtgggtgagcttgtggttgtagttggagctgaacttgttgttgtgggtgagcttgtggatGTAGtgggagctgaagttgttgttgtgggtgagcttgtggttgtagtgggagctgaacttgttgttgtgggtgagcttgtggttgtagttggagctgaacttgttgttgtgggtgagcttgtggttgtagtgggagctgaacttgttgttgtggatgtgcttgtggttgtagttggagtaagacttgttgttgtgggtgagcttgtggttgtagtggGAGCTGAACTtcttgttgtgggtgagcttgtggttgtagtggGAGCTGAACTTCTTGTTgcgggtgagcttgtggttgtagttggagttGAACTTATTGTTGTGAGTGAGTTTGTTATTGGAGCTGACCTTGTTGTTGTGAGtaagcttgtggttgtagttggagctgaacttgttgttgtgggtgagcttgtggttgtagtgggagctgaacttgttgttgtggttgaGCTTGTGGTTGAAGTGGGAGCTGAACTTTGTGTTGTGGGTGAGatcgtggttgtagttggagttgaacttgttgttgtgggtgagcttgtgattgtagttggagctaaacttgttgttgtgggtgagcttgtggttgaaGTGGGAGCTGAGCTTGtcgttgtgggtgagcttgtggttgtagtggGAGCTGAACTTGTTATTGTGAGTGAGCTTGTTGTCGGAGCTGACCTTGTTGTTGTGGGtaagcttgtggttgtagttggagttgaacttgttgttgtgggtgagcttgtggttgtagttggagctgaactttgTGTTGTGGGTGAGatcgtggttgtagttggagttgaacttgttgttgtgggtgagcttgtggttgtagttggagcaagacttgttgtgggtgagcttgtggttgtagttggagctgaacttgttgttgtgggtgagcttgtggttgtagtgggagctgaacttgttgttgtgggtgagattgtggttgtagttggagcaagacttgttgtgggtgagcttgtggttgtagttggagctgaagttgttgttgtgggtgagcttgtggttgtagttggagctgaagttgttgttgtgggtgagctcgtggttgtagttggagctgaacttgttgttgtgggtgagcgtgtggttgtagttggagctgaacttgttgttgtgggtgagcttgtggttgtagttggagctgaagttgttgtcgtgggtgagctcgtggttgtagttggagctgaagttgttgttgtgggtgagcttgtggttgtagtgggagctgaacttgtttttgtgggtgagcttgtggttatAGTTGGAGCcaaacttgttgttgtgggtgagcttgtggttgtagttggagctgaacttgttgttgtgggtgagcttgtggttgtagttggagctaaacttgttgttgtgggtgagcttgtggttgtagttggagctgaacctgttgttgtgggtgagcttgtggttgtagttggagctgaacttgttgttgtgggtgagcttgtggttgtagttggagctgaacttgttgttgatgatgagctagtggttgtagttggagctgaacttgttgttgtggatGAGATTGTGGTTGTAGtgggagctgaacttgttgttgtgggtgagcttgtggttgtagtggGAGCTGAACTtcttgttgtgggtgagcttgtggttgtagtgggagctgaacttgttgttgtgggtgagcttgtggttgtagttggtgCTGAACTTTGTGTTGTGGGTGAGATTGTGGTttttggagctgaacttgttgttgtgggtgagcttgtggttgtagttggagctgaacttgttgttgtgggtgagctcgtggttttagttggagctgaacttgttgtcgTGGGTGAAatcgtggttgtagttggagctgaacttgttgttgtgggtgagatTGTGGTttttggagctgaacttgttgttgtgggtgagcttgtggttgtagttggagctgaacttgttgttgtgggtgagctcgtggttttagttggagctgaacttgttgtcgTGGGTGAAatcgtggttgtagttggagctgaacttgttgttgtgggtgagctcgtggttgtagttggagccgaacttgttgttgtgggtgagcttgtggttgtagtgggagctgaacttgttgttgtgggtaaacttgtggttgtagttggagctgaacttgttgttgtgggtgagcttgtggttgtagttggtgCTGAACTTTGTGTTGTGGGTGAgattgtggttgttggagctgaacttgttgttgtgggtgagcttgtggttgtagttggagctgaacttgttgttgtgggtgagctcgtggttttagttggagctgaacttgttgtcgTGGGTGAAatcgtggttgtagttggacctgaacttgttgttgtgggtgagctcgtggttgtagttggagctgaacttgttgttgtgggtgagctcgtggttgtagttggagctgaacttgttgtcgttggtgagctcgtggttgtagttggagctgaacttgttgttgtgggtgagcttgtggttgtagttggagctgaagttgttgttgtgggtgagcttgtggttgtagttggatcTGAACTTGTTGTGGTGGGtaagcttgtggttgtagttggagcaagacttgttgttgtgggtgagcttgtggttgtaggtGGAGCAAGacttgttgtgggtgagcttgtggttgtagttggagccgaacttgttgttgtgggtgagtttgtggttgtagttggagctgaacttctTGTTGCGGGTgagctcgtggttgtagttggagctgaagttgttgttgtgggtgagctcgtggttgtagttggagctgaacttgttgttgtgggtgagctcgtggttgtagttggagctgaacttgttgtcgttggtgagctcgtggttgtagttggagctgaagttgttgttgtgggtgagcttgtggttgtaggtGGAGCAAGacttgttgtgggtgagcttgtggttgtagtcgGAGccgaacttgttgttgtgggtgagtttgtggttgtagttggagctgaagttgttgttgtgggtgagcttgtggttgtagttggagctgaagttgttgttgtgggtgagctcgtggttgtagttggagctgaagttgttgttgtgggtgagctcgtggttgtagttgcagctgaagttgttgttgtgggtgagttcgtggttgtagttggagctgatgttgttgttgtgggtgagctcatggttgtagttggagctgaagttgttgttgtgggtgagttCGTGGTTGTAGTTGGGGCTGaagttgttgtgggtgagctcgtggttgtagttggagctgaagttgttgttgtgggtgagttCGTGGTTGTAGtgggagctgaagttgttgttgtgggagagctcgtggttgtagttggagctgaacttgttgttgtgggagagctcgtggttgtagttggagctgaacttgttgttgtgggtgagcttgtggttgtagttggagctgaagttgttgttgtgggtgagttCGTGGTTGTAGtgggagctgaagttgttgttgtgggagagctcgtggttgtagttggagctgaacttgttgttgtgggtgagctcgtggttgtagttggagctgaagttgttgttgtgggtgagcttgtggatGTAGtgggagctgaagttgttgttgtgggagagctcgtggttgtagttggagctgaacttgttgttgtgggtgagcttgtggttgtagttggagctgaacttgttgttgtgggtgagcttgtggttgtagttggagctgaagttgttgttgtgggtgagctcgtggttgtagttggagctgaagttgttgttgtgggtgagcttgtggttgtagtgggagctgaagttgttgttgtgggtgagcttgtggttgtagttggagctgaacttgttgttgtgggtgagcttgtggttgtagttggagctgaagttgttgttgtgggtgagttcgtggttgtagttggagctgaagttgttgttgtgggtgagcttgtggttgtagttggagctgaagttgttgttgtgggtgagttcgtggttgtagttggagctgaagttgttgttgtgggtgagctcgtggttgtagttggagctgaagttgttgttgtgggtgagttcgtggttgtagttggagctgatgttgttgttgtgggtgagctcatggttgtagttggagctgaagttgttgttgtgggtgagttCGTGGTTGTAGTTGGGGCTGaagttgttgtgggtgagctcgtggttgtagttggagctgaagttgttgttgtgggtgagttCGTGGTTGTAGtgggagctgaagttgttgttgtgggagagctcgtggttgtagttggagctgaacttgttgttgtgggtgagcttgtgctTGTAGTTGGGGCTGaagttgttgtgggtgagctcgtggttgtagttggagctgaagttgttgttgtgggtgagcttgtggatGTAGtgggagctgaagttgttgttgtgggagagctcgtggttgtagttggagctgaacttgttgttgtgggtgagcttgtggttgtagttggagctgaacttgttgttgtgggtgagcttgtggttgtagttggagctgaacttgttgttgtgggtgagctcgtggttgtacttggagctgaagttgttgttgtgggtgagcttgtggttgtagtgggagctgaagttgttgttgtgggtgagcttgtggttgtagttggagctgaacttgttgttgtgggtgagcttgtggttgtagttggagctgaacttgttgttgtgggtgagctcgtggttgtagttggagcaagacttgttgttgtgggtgagcttgtggttgtggttggagctgaacttgttgttgtgggtgagcttgtggttgtagttggagctgaacttgatgtcgtgggtgagcttgtggatGTAGtgggagctgaagttgttgttgtgggagagctcgtggttgtagttggagctgaacttgttgttgtgggtgagcttgtggttgtagttggagctgaacttgttgttgtgggtgagcttgtggttgtagttggagctgaacttgttgttgtgggtgagctcgtggttgtagttggagctgaagttgttgttgtgggtgagcttgtggttgtagttggagctgaacttgttgttgtgggtgagcttgtggttgtagttggagctgaacttgttgttgtgggtgagctcgtggttgtagttggagcaagacttgttgttgtgggtgagcttgtggttgtggttggagctgaacttgttgttgtgggtgagctcgtggttgtagttggagctgaacttgatGTCGTGGGTgagctcgtggttgtagttggagctgaagttgttgttgtgggtgagctcgcggttgtagttggagctgaacttgttgttgtgggtgagctcgcGGTTGTAgatggagctgaacttgttgttgtgggtgagcttgtggttgttggagctgaacttgttgttgtgggtgagcttgtgattgtagttggagctgaacttgttgttgtgggtgagcttgtggttgttggagctgaagttgttgttgtgggtgagcttgtggttgtagttggagctgaacttgttgttgtgggtgagcttgtggttgtagttggagctgaagttgttgttgtgggtgagctcgcggttgtagttggagctgaacttgttgttgtgggtgagctcgtggttgtagttggagctgaacttgttgttgtgggtgagctcgtggttgtagttggagctgaacttgttgtcgttggtgagctcgtggttgtagttggagctgaacttgttgttgtgggagagctcgtggttgtagttggagctgaacttgttgttgtgggtgagcttgtggttgcagttggagctgaacttgttgttgtgggagagctcgtggttgtagttggagcaagacttgttgttgtgggtgagcttgtggttgtagttggagctgaacttgttgttgtgggtgagcttgtggttgtggttggagctgaacttgttgttgtgggtgagcttgtggttgtggttggagctgaacttgttgttgtgggtgagctcgtggttgtagttggagctgaacttgatGTCGTGGGTgagctcgtggttgtagttggagctgaacttgttgttgtgggagagctcgtggttgtagttggagcaagacttgttgttgtgggtgagcttgtggttgtggttggagctgaacttgttgttgtgggtgagctcgtggttgtagttggagctgaagttgttgttgtgggtgagctcgcggttgtagttggagctgaacttgttgttgtgggtgagctcgcGGTTGTAgatggagctgaacttgttgttgtgggtgagcttgtggttgtagatggagctgaacttgttgttgtgggtgagcttgtggttgtagttggagctgaacttgttgttgtgggtgagcttgtggttgttggagctgaacttgttgttgtgggtgagcttgtgattgtagttggagctgaacttgttgttgtgggtgagcttgtggttgttggagctgaagttgttgttgtgggtgagcttgtggttgtagttggagctgaagttgttgttgtgggtgagctcgcggttgtagttggagctgaacttgttgttgtgggtgagctcgtggttgtagttggagctgaacttgttgttgtgggtgagctcgtggttgtagttggagctgaacttgttgtcgttggtgagctcgtggttgtagttggagctgaacttgttgttgtgggtgagcttgtggttgtagttggagctgaagttgttgttgtgggtgagcttgtggttgtagttggatcTGAACTTGTTGTGGTGGGtaagcttgtggttgtagttggagcaagacttgttgttgtgggtgagcttgtggttgtaggtGGAGCAAGacttgttgtgggtgagcttgtggttgtagttggagccgaacttgttgttgtgggtgagtttgtggttgtagttggagctgaacttcttgttgtgggtgagctcgtggttgtagttggagctgaacttgttgttgtgggtgagctcgtggttgtagttggagctgaagttgttgttgtgggtaagcttgtggttgtagttggagcaagacttgttgttgtgggtgagcttgtggttgtaggtGGAGCAAGacttgttgtgggtgagcttgtggttgtagtcgGAGccgaacttgttgttgtgggtgagtttgtggttgtagttggagctgaagttgttgttgtgggtgagcttgtggttgtagttggagctgaagttgttgttgtgggtgagctcgtggttgtagttggagctgaagttgttgttgtgggtgagctcgtggttgtagttggagctgaagttgttgttgtgggtgagttcgtggttgtagttggagctgatgttgttgttgtgggtgagctcgtggttgtagttggagctgaagttgttgttgtgggtgagttcgtggttgtagttggagctgaagttgttgttgtgggtgagttCGTGGTTGTAGtgggagctgaagttgttgttgtgggagagctcgtggttgtagttggagctgaagttgttgttgtgggtgagctcgtggttgtagttggagctgaagttgttgttgtgggtgagttCGTGGTTGTAGtgggagctgaagttgttgttgtgggagagctcgtggttgtagttggagct of the Triplophysa dalaica isolate WHDGS20190420 chromosome 1, ASM1584641v1, whole genome shotgun sequence genome contains:
- the LOC130436428 gene encoding mucin-5AC-like yields the protein TTNSPTTTTSAPTTTTSSPTTTSSAPTTTTTTNSPTTTTSAPTTTTNSPTTTTPTTTTSSPTTTTSATTTTTSSPTTTTPTTTTSSPTTTTSAPTTTTNSPTTTTSAPTTTTSSPTTTSTPTTTTSSPTTTTSAPTTTTSSPTTTSSAPTTTTTTNSPTTTTSAPTTTTNSPTTTTPTTTTSSPTTTTSATTTTTSSPTTTTPTTTTSSPTTTTSAPTTTTNSPTTTTSAPTTTTSSPTTTTSAPTTTTSSPTTTTSAPTTTTNSPTTTTSAPTTTTNSPTTTTSAPTTTTSSPTTTTSAPTTTTNSPTTTTSAPTTTTSSPTTTTSAPTTTTSSPTTTTSAPTTTTSSPTTTTSAPTTTTNSPTTTTPTTTTSSPTTTTSAPTTTTNSPTTTTSAPTTTTSSPTTTTSAPTTTTNSPTTTTSAPTTTTSSPTTTTPTTTTSSPTTTTSAPTTTTNSPTTTTSAPTTTTSSPTTTSAPTTTTNSPTTTTSAPTTTMSSPTTTTSAPTTTTNSPTTTTSAATTTTSSPTTTTSAPTTTTSSPTTTTSAPTTTTSSPTTTTSAPTTTTNSPTTTTPTTTTSSPTTTTSAPTTTTSSPTTTTSAPTTTTSSPTTTSSAPTTTTRSPTTTSSAPTTTTSSPTTTTSAPTTTTSSPTTTTSAPTTT